One Strigops habroptila isolate Jane chromosome 19, bStrHab1.2.pri, whole genome shotgun sequence genomic window carries:
- the LOC115617961 gene encoding olfactory receptor 6F1-like, producing the protein MSLFVLFFIMYILALLGNFSIMVLVRSQPQLHTPMYFFLCNLSFLEIWYTTACVPKALAVLLGGDPTISFINCLLQMYFVFSLGCTEYFLLAAMAYDRCLAICFPLHYNSIMNRTLLTQLAFGSWFCGFLFIAIPTYMISTLSFCGSNVINHFFCDVATWIVLSCTDTTLLELVAFIIAFIIILGSCTITLVSYIYIIFTILRIPSAIDQQRAFSTCSSHLTVVIIWYGSTIFLHVKPSIKDSLDYTKTVHVLNTIVTPLLNPYIYSLRNKEVKKAFKRTLQFRKSCS; encoded by the coding sequence atgtctttgttcGTGCTGTTTTTCATCATGTACATCTTGGCACTCTTGGGAAACTTTTCCATCATGGTCTTGGTGAGAAGCCAGCCACAACTTCACACGCCCATGTACTTTTTCCTCTGCAACCTCTCCTTCCTCGAGATCTGGTACACCACAGCTTGTGTCCCCAAAGCTCTGGCAGTCCTCTTGGGTGGAGACCCAACCATTTCCTTTATCAATTGCCTTCTGCAGAtgtactttgttttctctttgggCTGCACAGAGTACTTCCTCCTGGCTGCCATGGCATATGACCGTTGTTTGGCAATCTGTTTCCCCTTACATTATAACTCCATCATGAATCGCACCCTTTTAACTCAACTTGCCTTCGGATCATGGTTTTGTGGTTTCTTGTTCATAGCCATACCTACATATATGATTAGCACATTGTCCTTCTGTGGCTCTAATGTTATTAATCACTTTTTTTGTGATGTAGCCACATGGATAGTTCTCTCTTGCACAGATACCACCTTGCTTGAGCTAGTGGCCTTCATAATCGCATTCATTATCATCCTTGGCTCATGCACAATAACCCTGGTCTCCTATATTTACATCATCTTTACCATACTGAGAATCCCATCAGCTATAGACCAACAAAGGGCCTTTTCCACTTGCTCTTCCCATCTCACTGTAGTGATTATTTGGTATGGTTCTACCATTTTTCTCCATGTCAAACCTTCCATAAAGGACTCACTAGATTATACTAAAACTGTCCATGTACTTAACACTATTGTCACACCTTTGCTGAATCCTTACATTTATTCTCTGAGGAACAAAGAGgtgaaaaaagcttttaaaagaacactGCAGTTCAGGAAGTCCTGCTCTTGA